A region of Aliivibrio fischeri DNA encodes the following proteins:
- a CDS encoding nicotinamide-nucleotide amidohydrolase family protein: MDMTQNIQLAQKVGELLVHQGKMMSCSESCTGGGVAFCATENAGSSAWFDRGFVTYSNEAKQDSLGVKLDTLIRYGAVSEEVVREMADGALLNSKSDITVSISGIAGPGGATEDKPVGTVCFGFADKNEWSNETTVYFTGDRSEVRMKAIEYAFLTIKNRLEELN, from the coding sequence ATGGATATGACGCAAAACATACAGTTAGCACAAAAAGTGGGTGAATTATTAGTACATCAAGGAAAAATGATGTCATGTTCAGAATCATGTACCGGTGGTGGCGTTGCGTTTTGTGCAACTGAAAATGCTGGAAGTTCAGCTTGGTTTGATCGTGGTTTTGTTACTTATAGCAATGAGGCAAAACAAGATTCATTAGGGGTAAAGCTAGATACCTTAATACGTTATGGCGCGGTTAGTGAAGAAGTTGTAAGAGAGATGGCTGACGGTGCATTATTAAACAGTAAATCTGATATTACGGTTTCAATCAGCGGTATTGCAGGGCCTGGTGGGGCTACGGAAGATAAGCCTGTTGGAACGGTATGTTTTGGTTTTGCAGATAAGAATGAGTGGAGCAATGAAACTACTGTATATTTTACTGGTGATCGCAGTGAAGTTAGAATGAAAGCGATAGAATATGCATTTCTTACAATCAAGAATCGCTTAGAAGAGCTTAATTAA
- the recA gene encoding recombinase RecA, which yields MDDNKKKALAAALGQIEKQFGKGSIMKLGDNRTMDVETVSTGSLSLDIALGAGGLPMGRIVEIFGPESSGKTTLTLELIAAAQREGKTCAFIDAEHALDPVYAKKLGVNIDELLVSQPDTGEQALEICDALARSGAVDVMVIDSVAALTPKAEIEGEMGDSHMGLQARMLSQAMRKLTGNLKQSNCMAIFINQIRMKIGVMFGNPETTTGGNALKFYASVRLDIRRTGAVKDGDEVVGNETRIKVVKNKIAAPFKQAETQIMYGQGFNREGELIDLGVKHKLVDKAGAWYSYNGDKIGQGKANASKFMRENTEVAAELDKKLREMLLTPAEEKPETDAAPEIEENEEF from the coding sequence ATGGACGATAACAAGAAAAAAGCACTGGCCGCCGCATTAGGTCAAATTGAAAAACAATTTGGTAAAGGTTCAATCATGAAGTTGGGCGATAACCGCACAATGGATGTTGAAACTGTGTCTACTGGTTCTTTATCTCTTGATATTGCTCTAGGTGCTGGTGGTTTACCAATGGGGCGTATCGTTGAGATTTTTGGCCCTGAGAGTTCAGGTAAAACAACACTGACTCTAGAATTAATTGCAGCTGCGCAACGTGAAGGTAAAACATGTGCCTTTATTGATGCTGAACATGCTCTAGATCCTGTATACGCTAAAAAACTTGGCGTTAATATTGATGAATTATTAGTTTCTCAGCCAGATACGGGTGAGCAAGCTTTAGAAATCTGTGATGCGTTAGCACGTTCTGGTGCTGTTGATGTAATGGTAATTGACTCCGTTGCAGCATTAACACCAAAAGCTGAAATTGAAGGTGAAATGGGCGATAGCCACATGGGTCTTCAAGCTCGTATGCTTTCTCAAGCAATGCGTAAATTAACGGGTAATCTAAAGCAATCAAACTGTATGGCTATCTTCATTAACCAAATTCGTATGAAGATTGGTGTAATGTTTGGTAACCCTGAAACAACAACTGGTGGTAATGCACTTAAGTTCTATGCATCTGTTCGTCTTGATATTCGTCGTACTGGCGCAGTAAAAGATGGCGATGAAGTTGTTGGTAACGAAACTCGTATCAAAGTTGTTAAGAATAAAATTGCAGCACCATTTAAACAAGCTGAAACTCAAATCATGTACGGTCAAGGTTTTAACCGTGAAGGTGAGTTAATTGACTTAGGTGTTAAACATAAGTTGGTTGATAAAGCGGGCGCATGGTACAGCTACAATGGTGATAAGATTGGTCAAGGTAAAGCGAACGCATCGAAATTCATGCGTGAAAATACTGAAGTAGCAGCAGAACTAGATAAGAAGCTACGTGAGATGCTATTGACTCCAGCTGAAGAAAAACCAGAGACTGATGCAGCTCCAGAAATTGAAGAAAACGAAGAGTTTTAA
- the alaS gene encoding alanine--tRNA ligase → MYMSTDEIRRAFLAFFESKGHQIVESSSLVPANDPTLLFTNAGMNQFKDCFLGSEKRNYTRATTAQRCVRAGGKHNDLENVGFTARHHTFFEMLGNFSFGDYFKQDAIKYAWEFLTERLELPAERLLVTVYETDDEAFEIWNKEMGIPADRIVRIGDNKGAPYASDNFWQMGDTGPCGPCTEIFYDHGEHIWGGRPGTPEEDGDRFIEIWNNVFMQFNRHADGTMEPLPKPSVDTGMGIERIAAIMQGVHSNYEIDIFQTLIKEAAKVIGYDDLSNQSLRVVADHIRSCSYLIVDGVMPSNEGRGYVLRRIIRRAVRHGNKLGAKGSYFYKLVGPLAEIMGTAGEELKKQQALVEKVLKIEEENFGRTLERGMAILNEALDNLEGTVLDGETVFKLYDTYGFPADLTNDVARERELTIDEDGFEKAMEEQRQRAREAGQFGTDYNAVIKVESETVFHGYDSTEAKASVVALFREGEEVDALSAGDDAILILDQTPFYAESGGQCGDAGIITVETGKFVVTDTHKIGNAIGHHGKLVEGVLSKADHAMAQVDETRRAAIILNHSATHLLHAALRQVLGEHVTQKGSLVKAENLRFDFSHLEAVKAEELRQVERIVNQQIRLNHTIETDLMDIDAAKEKGAMALFGEKYDDEVRVLSMGEFSTELCGGIHASSTGDIGLFKITSEGGIAAGIRRIEAVTGEAALDAIEAQQKAADKKLNEAASKAKQLEKEIQQLKDKLASQESASLINKVQEIAGTKVLVAQLDGAENKALRGMVDELKNQIGSGIIMLGNVSEGKVGLIAGVTKDLIGQVKAGELVNMVAQQVGGKGGGRPDMAQAGGTDAEALPNALASVEAWLTERL, encoded by the coding sequence ATGTATATGAGCACTGACGAGATCCGCCGTGCGTTCCTTGCTTTTTTTGAAAGCAAAGGACACCAAATTGTTGAGAGTTCTTCTCTAGTTCCAGCAAACGATCCAACTCTTCTATTTACTAACGCCGGTATGAACCAATTTAAAGATTGTTTCTTAGGTTCAGAGAAGCGTAACTATACTCGTGCAACAACAGCTCAACGCTGTGTTCGTGCTGGTGGTAAGCACAACGATTTAGAAAATGTTGGTTTCACTGCTCGTCACCATACATTTTTTGAAATGTTGGGTAACTTCAGCTTTGGTGATTACTTTAAGCAAGATGCTATTAAATACGCATGGGAATTCTTAACAGAACGTCTAGAGCTACCTGCTGAACGCTTATTAGTTACTGTTTATGAAACAGATGATGAAGCATTTGAAATCTGGAATAAAGAAATGGGTATTCCAGCTGATCGCATCGTACGTATTGGTGATAACAAAGGCGCACCATATGCTTCAGATAACTTCTGGCAAATGGGTGACACAGGTCCTTGTGGTCCTTGTACAGAAATCTTTTACGATCACGGTGAGCACATTTGGGGTGGTCGTCCTGGTACACCTGAAGAAGATGGTGACCGTTTTATCGAGATCTGGAACAACGTATTTATGCAGTTTAACCGTCATGCTGATGGCACGATGGAACCTTTACCAAAACCTTCTGTTGATACAGGTATGGGTATTGAGCGTATTGCTGCAATTATGCAAGGTGTTCACTCAAACTACGAAATCGATATTTTCCAAACACTAATTAAAGAAGCGGCAAAAGTAATTGGTTACGATGATTTATCAAACCAATCTTTACGTGTAGTAGCTGACCATATTCGTTCTTGTTCATACCTAATCGTTGATGGTGTTATGCCATCTAATGAAGGTCGTGGCTATGTGTTACGTCGTATTATTCGTCGTGCAGTACGTCATGGTAACAAGTTAGGTGCTAAAGGTTCTTACTTCTACAAATTGGTTGGCCCATTAGCTGAAATCATGGGTACAGCTGGTGAAGAACTGAAAAAACAGCAAGCACTTGTTGAAAAAGTACTTAAGATTGAAGAAGAAAACTTTGGTCGTACACTTGAGCGTGGTATGGCAATTCTAAATGAAGCGCTAGATAACCTTGAAGGTACAGTTCTTGATGGTGAAACTGTATTTAAATTGTATGACACATACGGGTTCCCAGCTGATTTAACGAACGATGTTGCTCGTGAGCGTGAATTAACTATCGATGAAGATGGTTTTGAAAAAGCGATGGAAGAACAACGTCAACGTGCACGTGAAGCGGGCCAATTTGGTACTGATTACAATGCAGTAATCAAAGTAGAATCTGAAACTGTATTCCATGGTTATGATTCGACTGAAGCAAAAGCATCAGTAGTTGCATTATTCCGTGAAGGTGAAGAAGTTGATGCTTTATCAGCAGGTGATGATGCGATTCTAATTTTGGATCAAACACCTTTCTACGCTGAGTCTGGCGGTCAATGTGGTGATGCAGGTATTATCACAGTTGAAACGGGTAAGTTTGTTGTTACCGATACACATAAAATCGGTAATGCGATTGGTCACCATGGTAAATTAGTAGAAGGTGTTCTATCTAAAGCTGACCATGCGATGGCTCAAGTTGATGAGACTCGTCGCGCAGCGATTATCTTAAACCACTCAGCAACGCACTTATTACACGCAGCACTTCGTCAAGTGTTAGGTGAACACGTAACGCAAAAAGGTTCATTAGTTAAAGCTGAGAACCTACGTTTTGACTTCTCACACCTTGAAGCGGTTAAAGCTGAAGAATTGCGTCAGGTTGAACGTATTGTTAACCAACAAATTCGTTTAAACCACACAATTGAAACTGACTTAATGGATATCGATGCGGCGAAAGAAAAAGGCGCAATGGCTCTATTTGGTGAAAAATACGATGATGAAGTTCGAGTTCTTTCTATGGGAGAGTTCTCAACTGAATTATGTGGTGGTATTCACGCATCAAGCACTGGTGATATTGGTCTATTTAAGATCACATCAGAAGGTGGTATTGCTGCAGGTATCCGTCGTATTGAAGCAGTTACAGGTGAAGCAGCATTAGATGCAATCGAAGCTCAACAAAAAGCGGCAGATAAAAAGCTAAATGAAGCAGCATCAAAAGCAAAACAACTTGAAAAAGAAATTCAACAACTTAAAGATAAGTTAGCGTCTCAAGAAAGTGCTAGCCTTATCAATAAAGTACAAGAAATTGCAGGAACAAAAGTACTTGTTGCTCAATTAGATGGTGCAGAAAATAAAGCACTTCGAGGTATGGTTGATGAACTTAAGAACCAAATCGGTAGCGGCATTATTATGTTAGGTAATGTTAGTGAAGGTAAAGTTGGTTTAATTGCTGGCGTAACAAAAGATCTTATTGGCCAAGTTAAAGCGGGTGAATTAGTGAATATGGTTGCACAGCAAGTTGGTGGTAAAGGCGGCGGTCGTCCAGATATGGCTCAAGCTGGCGGTACTGATGCTGAAGCATTACCAAATGCACTTGCTTCTGTTGAAGCTTGGCTAACTGAGCGTC